GAGCCCCTTGGAACACGGCGCCCGCTCGTCGTTACCGATGCGTTCGATCAGTCATCGTTGCGTTGATCGCCACGAACTAGGCCCCCCGTCTACATCGGCGCCCGCAGAAAACATCGGCGTCGAGCTTGAGCGGCTCCGCCCTGTTGTCCGCGCTCGCGATGTGTGTTGCGGCCCAACACGGCCCTTGCGCGATAGCGCCCGGCAAAGTATGCGATATGCGCCTTGGTTCCGGGCCAGATGTCCGGAGAATAGGGAACGCGGTGCAAATCCGCGACTGCCCCCGCAACTGTGAGCGGCGAGCGTCATCGGTATCATGCCACTGGGCGAGCAGGCCCGGGAAGGCCCGACCGGCGCTGTGACCCGCAAGTCAGGAGACCTGCCAGGGTGATCACCCTCCCCATGCGCGGGGCGCGCCTTGGGAACGGTCCTTCCGTTCGTGGTGACATGACGCACCGTTCGCGCGAGGGGCCAGCCTTTCCAGCGAGCATCACCGCATAGCCCCGCCCAGGGGCCGACAAGGAAAGGACCGCCGTCCATGAAGAAGATCCTCGGATCCGTCTCTGCGCTGGCGCTCGGCAGCCTCCCGCTGCACGCGCAGGACAATGCAGCCTATGAACTGCCGCCGATCACCATCTATGTGGGCTACGAGGCCACCACCCCGCTCCAGACCGGCGTCAGCGTGGATGTGCTGACCGAGGAAGATCTGGAGCGCGACGGCGACACCCGGGTCATCGACATCCTCGCCCGCCAGCCCGGCGTCTCGATCCGCTCGAACGGGCCGCTCGGCACCAATGCCGGGATCACCATCCGCGGCGTGTCGCAGCAGAACATCGCCGTGCGCATCGACGGCATCGACGTGTCGGATCCGGCGGCCACCCAGGTGGCCTATGATTTCGGCGGGCTCACCGCCGGCGATATCAGCCAGATCGAGATCCTGCGCGGCTCGCAATCGGCGCTGTTCGGTTCCGAGGCGATCGGCGGCGTGGTCAATATCACCACCAAACGCGCAAGCCGCGACGGGCTCAGCGCCGATGTCTTCGCCGAATACGGCAGCCACGACACGCTGCGCAGCGCCGCGACACTCTACAATCGCGGTGAGGGGCACGAGACCGCCGTGACGCTGTCCTATGTCTCGACCGACGGGTTTTCCGCGGCGGATGAGGACGGGCTGAATTACGGCACCGCCAACCCCAACGACAAGAACGACGAAGAGGACGGCTACGAGGCGCGGCGCCTGAGCTTTTCGGGCCATTACGATCTGGGCGGCGGTGCCGCCGAGCTGAGCCTTTCGGGCTTCTACGAAGAAGCGAAATACGATTACGACGAAAACAGCAGCGGCCGGGTCTTCGACGGCTCGCCCGACGATGTTGTCGACAGCGAAAAGACCGGCCTGCGCGCCGCCCTCGCCTTTGCCACCGGCGGCGTCGATCACGAGATCTCGGCCACCTGGTTCCGGAGCGACCGCGCCCTGCACGGCACCTCGCTCGACAGCTCTGCGCCCGACACGCCGCCCTATACGGGCACGCCCTACCCGTTCCGCTTCGAATACGAGGGCACGCGCCAGACCTACCGCTATCAGGCGGGCTTCGATCTTGGTGCCACCACCCGCGCGGTGGTCGGAGCCGAGCGCAGCATCGAGACCTATGAGGACAAGATCGCCGGCGCATCGAGTTTCGGCCCCTATGGCAGCTCGCAGGATCAGGAGACCACGGTGACCTCGCTGTTTTCCGAGTTCACCTTCACGCCGAGCGAGAATATCGACCTGAGCTTTGCGCTGCGCCACGACGATCACTCGGAATTCGGCGGCCACACCACCGGGCGGCTCTCCGGCGTCTGGCGCGCCCGGCCCGACCTGAGCCTGCGCGCCAACCTCGCGACCGGCTATCGCGCACCCTCCAACTACGAGCTCTACGATGCCTATTCCGGCAATGCCGGGCTCGACCCGGAGACCTCGGTCAGCTTCGACCTCGGCGTCGAGAAGCGCTTTGGCGATACCGCCTGGCTGAGCGCCACCGCGTTCTGGATCGAAGCCGAAGACATCATCGACTACTCCTATACGAGCTACGCCTATGTGCAGGCGGACGGAACCAGCACCCGCCGCGGCATCGAACTGGCCGGGGCCTATGAGCTGCGCCCGGGCCTGACGCTCGACGGCAGCTATACCTGGACCGACAGCTTTTCGTCGGTGTCGCTGGACAGCTCCGGCTGGCAGGCCTCGGTGCCCGAGCATGTCTTTGCGCTGGGGCTGAGCGCGGATATCACCGACCGCGCCCGCATCTCGGTAAACGGCCTTTACGAGGCCGACCGCGAAGGGCTCGACGATTACGGGCTGGTGAATTCCTCCTTCACCTATGACGTCACCGACACCGCCCAGGCCTATCTGCGGGTCGAGAACCTCTTCGACGAGGATTACCAGACCGCGCCGGGCTACGGACAGTCCGACCGTGCCTGGTATTTCGGGGTCCGTGCGAGCTTCTAGGCGCATAGCGCTGGCTGCCGCCCTGTGTCTGGCGGCGGTCGCTGCCGGCGCGGCTCCGGGCCGCGTCGTCTCGCTCAATGTCTGCACCGATCAGCTTGCGCTGCTGATCGGCGCGCCGGGGCAGCTCGTCTCGGTCTCGCGGCTTGCCCAGGATCCGCGCAGTTCGGCCATGGCCGAAGAGGCGCAGGCGCTGCCCGCCAATACCGCCAGCGCCGAAGAGGTGGTGCTGCTGCATCCCGATCTGGTGATCGCCGGCAGCTACACCGCCCGCGCCGCCACGCAGATGCTGGAAAAGCTGGGCTACAGGGTCGAACGCTTCTCCCCCGCCCGCTCGCTCGAGGACGCGCGGCAGAACATCCTGCGCATGGGCGCGCTGCTGGGCCGCGAGGCCCGCGCCGCCGAGGTTCTGGCCGGTTTCGACGCCCGGCTCGCGGCGCTGCGCGAAACGCCAACGCGCAAACCCCGCGTGGCCTATTACATGCCCTTCAACGAGACCGCCGGCGCCCAGACCCTGACCGGCGATATCCTCAACGCCGCCGGCATGGCCAATCTCGCCGATGAAAAAGGCATGGCGACACGCGGGCGTCTGCCGCTCGAAGGGCTGCTGCTGGCCGAGCCCGACCTGATCCTCGTCAGCCGCCCCTATGACAGCCCGGCGCAGGCGACCTCGCTGCTGCAACACCCCGCGCTTCAGGCTACCGGCGCGCTGCATCAGGTGGTGGACAGCCCGAACTGGATCTGCGGCACGCCGGCGCTGCTCGATGCGGTGGCGGCGATGCGCGATCTGCGCCACGACTGGGAGGCGGCGCAATGAGGCTCGCCCTGCCGCTCGCCGCGCTGGTGCTGGCGCTGTTCTTCACCTCGCTGGGGCTGGGATATGCCGCGCTGCCGCCCCGCGCGGTGCTGGGCGGGCTCGTGGGCCTCGGCGATCCGCTGCATGTCATGGTGATGCAGGAAATCCGCCTGCCGCGCAGCGCCTTGGCGGCGCTGGTGGGCGCCGCGCTGGGGCTTTCGGGCGCCGCGATGCAGGGCTATCTGCGCAACCCGCTGGCCGAGCCGGGGCTGATCGGCGTCTCCGGCTCGGCGGCGCTCGGCGCGGTGCTGGCGCTGCAAACCGGGCTGGCGGCGGCGTTTGCGCTGGCGTTGCCGCTGATGGCGCTGCTCTTCGCGCTGGCGGCGGTGGCGCTGATCCTGCTGCTGGCGGGGCCGCGCGGCGGCTCGCTGGTGCTGATCCTCGCGGGCATCGCGGTCTCGGCGCTGGCCGGTGCACTGACCTCGCTGGTGCTGAACCTGTCGTCAAACCCCTATGCCACCTATGAAATCGTGTTCTGGATGATGGGCTCGGTCGCCGACCGCTCACTCACTCACCTGACACTGGCCGCGCCGCTGATCGCCCTCGGCGGTGCCGCGCTGCTGACGCTGGGGCGCGGGCTCGACGCGCTGACGCTGGGCGAGGACGGCGCACAGGCGCTCGGCATCTCGCTCACCTCGCTGCGGCTGCGGCTGCTCTTCGGCACCGCCGCCGCCGTCGGTGCCGCCACCGCCGTGGCCGGCGCCGTGGGCTTTGTCGGACTCGTGGTGCCGCATCTGCTGCGCCCGCTCTGCGGCGCCCGGCCCTCGCGGCTGCTCTGGGCCTCGGCGCTCGGCGGCGCGGCGATGCTGCTGGCCGCCGACATCGCCGTGCGGCTGATCCTGCCCGAGCGCGACCTCAAGCTCGGCGTTGTCATGGCGCTGATCGGCGCGCCGCTCTTCCTGCACCTGATCTACAAGACGCGGAGGGGGTTATGAGCCTGCTGACCCTCGACGCGCTCACCGTCACGCGCGGGCAATGCCCGGTGGTGGATGGCGTCACGCTTTCGATCGGCCCCGGCGAATGCGTCGGCCTCATCGGCCCCAACGGCGCCGGCAAGACCACGCTGATGCGCGCCGCCCTTGGCCTCATGCCACATGGCG
The window above is part of the Salipiger abyssi genome. Proteins encoded here:
- a CDS encoding TonB-dependent receptor plug domain-containing protein, translated to MKKILGSVSALALGSLPLHAQDNAAYELPPITIYVGYEATTPLQTGVSVDVLTEEDLERDGDTRVIDILARQPGVSIRSNGPLGTNAGITIRGVSQQNIAVRIDGIDVSDPAATQVAYDFGGLTAGDISQIEILRGSQSALFGSEAIGGVVNITTKRASRDGLSADVFAEYGSHDTLRSAATLYNRGEGHETAVTLSYVSTDGFSAADEDGLNYGTANPNDKNDEEDGYEARRLSFSGHYDLGGGAAELSLSGFYEEAKYDYDENSSGRVFDGSPDDVVDSEKTGLRAALAFATGGVDHEISATWFRSDRALHGTSLDSSAPDTPPYTGTPYPFRFEYEGTRQTYRYQAGFDLGATTRAVVGAERSIETYEDKIAGASSFGPYGSSQDQETTVTSLFSEFTFTPSENIDLSFALRHDDHSEFGGHTTGRLSGVWRARPDLSLRANLATGYRAPSNYELYDAYSGNAGLDPETSVSFDLGVEKRFGDTAWLSATAFWIEAEDIIDYSYTSYAYVQADGTSTRRGIELAGAYELRPGLTLDGSYTWTDSFSSVSLDSSGWQASVPEHVFALGLSADITDRARISVNGLYEADREGLDDYGLVNSSFTYDVTDTAQAYLRVENLFDEDYQTAPGYGQSDRAWYFGVRASF
- a CDS encoding ABC transporter substrate-binding protein — protein: MRASRRIALAAALCLAAVAAGAAPGRVVSLNVCTDQLALLIGAPGQLVSVSRLAQDPRSSAMAEEAQALPANTASAEEVVLLHPDLVIAGSYTARAATQMLEKLGYRVERFSPARSLEDARQNILRMGALLGREARAAEVLAGFDARLAALRETPTRKPRVAYYMPFNETAGAQTLTGDILNAAGMANLADEKGMATRGRLPLEGLLLAEPDLILVSRPYDSPAQATSLLQHPALQATGALHQVVDSPNWICGTPALLDAVAAMRDLRHDWEAAQ
- a CDS encoding FecCD family ABC transporter permease; its protein translation is MRLALPLAALVLALFFTSLGLGYAALPPRAVLGGLVGLGDPLHVMVMQEIRLPRSALAALVGAALGLSGAAMQGYLRNPLAEPGLIGVSGSAALGAVLALQTGLAAAFALALPLMALLFALAAVALILLLAGPRGGSLVLILAGIAVSALAGALTSLVLNLSSNPYATYEIVFWMMGSVADRSLTHLTLAAPLIALGGAALLTLGRGLDALTLGEDGAQALGISLTSLRLRLLFGTAAAVGAATAVAGAVGFVGLVVPHLLRPLCGARPSRLLWASALGGAAMLLAADIAVRLILPERDLKLGVVMALIGAPLFLHLIYKTRRGL